In Plectropomus leopardus isolate mb chromosome 17, YSFRI_Pleo_2.0, whole genome shotgun sequence, the DNA window CAACCCTACATGACCCAAATTGGCCCCAAGTCCAATTAGAAACCCTTtagtatattacattttatatttatagaaTAAATATAATAGGAGttcataatatataatataatattaaaacatgtattacaaGCTGCCATTTTTCCTTGCATCAgtacttcttcttctcttccttctgtTAGTCTGTCATCTCATGCATGACTGGTTCAGCAGAGCAGGCTGTGTCCCTTCGTGCATCAAGTACACACAGCGATAGTGATGCAGTGTGTAAATGTTGATCACCACACTGCTGCATATTACTCACATCTAGTCCACTGCTGGGAAAGGACAAGCAGAAACTGCCAACCAAGTCACCTTGCAgccccctttctctttctcttgttttctgtcCCTCTTGCAtactcgctctctctccctgtcactttctctccaccccctttctttccctttctctcttcaTTCACAATTAAAACTCTGCCAAAGAGTCATTTAAGCATGAGACAGTTTGCcagtttcattaaaacaaattaaataaatgataatttgGCGTGAACCGGACCCAGTTCAAAACCATGggaatagtttaaaaaattacagccAGGACCCGACTGAATGCAGCGGGTCAGTTCTGGCCCAATCAGGTTTGggcagagaatcaaagctctGCGTGCAACTTCAGGTTTGGTGTCTAAGGGACTCTCAGACATGCAGACAAGAGGAGCTGAGGACTCAACTGTCAACCTTGTGATTAAAGGATGACCAGTGtgcctcctgagccacagctgcccccaACTCTGCAGACAGTCCTGCTGAAACCGTGTGGGGAGAGAGCACCACTTCCCCCTATTTCCTCTGCTGAGCGAAGCCGTTTATGTTCAGGGGTTTGACTTGCTTCAGATgtttcataattacatattacctctgagagaaaatacatttccccCTCAGGACAGAgcaaaggaggagagaagagcagGACAGATGGCAGCTCAGCAGAATCTTCCAGTTCAGCTTCAGCTTCCTCCTCCAGCCAGACCCTGCCCAGTTTCTGGATTCCCTCCCTGACACCAGAGTCCAAGCCCACCCTGCTCAAGAAACCAGTGAGTGTCTCCTCCTGTTACAGTCTGTCAGCTCACGGCAGTCAGTGGTTTGAAAAACATTGTTGAACGCTGATTCACGTCTTTCAATATTTACAAAAGCAGACTGAATTCATAGAAATACTGTAACTTTACGTTCATCTAATGGCACTTTAACATGTTGGTCTCATGTCTGAGTAAAGACCCTGTGCAGTTCAGCCTTAAAGTCACAGCAGTGAACGCAACACAAGTCTGAACACCTTCTCAGATCACTTATCTCaaactttatgttttacaaacaaagaaaatcgAAACAAGTCaaataaattgcttttaaaGAGCCAATTAGAAGTTAAAGGGGAGATTCTTGTCAGATCAGCATCACCATTTGCCTCATGGgcctttaaaatctgaacagcatacaacatcctctgtccttagacccttaTTTTGGATCGGGACTGGAGCCGGCTATATCTAGTTtcatatgaaaaaatatgtacCAGAATACCAGAAGATTTCTAGACGTATTTTCCAGCCTTACCTTTGCATGTTTCACTTCCGCTGTAAGAGATTGTTGACTTCATCACCAGGCTCGGCAACACTGTGAACGGGATCTCTTGAGGTTAAACCCTATCATGCtgtttaacattatttaaaggtGAAACTTATTCACGATACTCTTCTCTGTGCAGATATCACTTATATAACATACTCAAGTACACAAGTGTAGTAGTATATAGTATAAGAATGCCAGAAAAAGACTTGGGGCGCAATGCTGCCCTTAAAAATAATGCACTGTTACATGCAATTTGTGCACAATTGGGATATAAGACTTCTTCATAATTTTACACCCTGAACTCTGACCCTCTTGTTTATATATCTGTTACCATGGcgataaaacaaaatgcattttgctgcatctgctgttgttactttaACAacagggatgtcgtatgctgtaaagccctctgaggcaaattgtgatttgtgataataggttttatgaataaaactgacttgacttcaCGATGTTTGACTTTTAGGTCTTAACTGCATACACTGTGGATTCTAACATATATTTACCGGCTACTTTTTGAGGTACACTTTGCTAGTTCCGGGTTGGACCCCCTTTTGCCTTCAGAACTGCCTTAATTCTGTGTGGCATAGATTCAACAAGGGGCTGGAAACATTCCTGAGATTTTGGTCCATATTGACAGCATTGGCAGCATCACACAGTTGCTGCAGGTTTGTCTGCTGCACATCCATGATGTGAATAACCTGTTTCCAGCACATCCCAAAGGCGCTCTGTTGGATTGATATCTGGTGACCGTGGAGGCTGTTTGAGTCCAGTAAACTCATTTTCATGTTCAAGAAACCAGTTAGAGATGATCTGAGCTTTTTGTCATGGCTTGATATCCAGCTAGAAGAACCATCAGAAGATGTGGTTTGATGAGTTACTGTTGCCTTTCTATCAGCTCATACCAGTCCAGCCATTCTCTCTGATCTCTGGCATCAACAAggcatttttacacaaagaaCTGCCGCTCactggatattttctctttttccgaCCGTTCTCTGTAAACGCTAGAGATGGGTGTGCGTGAAAATCCTAACAGATCAGGAATTTCTGAAATACTTAGATCAGCCTGTCTGGCACCAACAACCATGCCACATTCAAAATCACTTAAATCACCTTTACTCCCCATTGTGATGCTCGGTTTAAGCCTCAGCAGATCCTCTTGACCATGACTACATGCCTAAATGCATTGAGCTGCTGCCATGATTTGCCCCTGATTTTTCAGATATATGCATTAATGAGCAATTGAACAGGtttacctaataaagtggctgCTGAGTGTATATTCACCACAGTTAAATAACATATTCATACCTCTATCATTGTTAGTTACATAGTTATTTCCATTTGTTGTTGGTTATCTTTAAGGATATTTTGTTTAAGTCATCTTTACTCatatagcacattttatacaGTGTAAGATCGGTGTGCCTTATACACAGCAGTAATGcacaaaatagaataaaataaagagttAATTCTGTTATTACCATTCGCCTGGTCATCAGTCAGTGAATGTGCTGCTATCTGTCATTGCGGCTTCTGAAAGCTGTCAGCGAGCTGTCATCTGTGTGCAGCTCAGTTAATGGGATGTATCTGCCCctgtgcagaggattgtgggtgaGAATAGCCAGAAAAGAATGCTGGTTTACATTCTGCAGAATGTGACTGGATTAAGtagaacatcctggtatttttggcgtACTGCATTTGACTTACTATATACtgggacatactaaatctttttctgacGTATTATATAGTGTGCTAATATGTGTTTAGGAACATACAGATAATACATCCTAACAAATAGTATGCCAaatatagtatgccaaaaataccagtaTGTCCTACTACATGCCACTGGATTTTGCAGTATGTAAGCCAGCATGCTTTACTGGCTATTCTGAACCACAATTCTTTGTGCAGCGGGGATACGCATCATATCAGGTGAGCCGCAGACAAATGACAGCTTGTTGGCAGCTGATTAACAGCTGTCAGAAGCTGCAGTGGTGAATGACAGCTCCTTCAAGTGACTGATGACCAGTGGAACAGATAGTGATAGCAGTAATATGAATTGTTTATCATAAAGATTTCcatcaataaaatgaaataactaaaaaaataacaattcatAGAGATAGGCATACATTTTTTACTGTGGTGACTATAATATGTTAGAATCTATAATGTATGCAGTTCTAACCTTAAATTTAGAACTATATACATTGCAAATACATTCAACAGGTTGAAGTCCATCTCTGGCAAGATCAACAAATGATGGTTTTTATTTGATCTCCAAGGCAACAGATTTATGAGCAAGAGGGTCAGCTCAGCTCAGGGTTCAGTGTTATGATGAAGTCCTCGTTGTTTGCATACTGCACACAACAGTATGTTCTGGGCAGCTGCAGTATCTAATGAAAATAAAGGGGAAAAGTGTATTAAAGCCTCAGGTTAGTCATTTCAGCTGTTGCTATGCTGGAAATTCGGAGTTAGAAGTGACCATACACAGATGAGAGGGTGGAACTGTgaaggagtgaggggtggatctgactcacaggcTGTAGCGAcacagcagacagcctgtcactcaaagcggccccgcccttaaatatgtgtaattttaGGCCTTAGTAAAATATAAACGATTTATATGAAAATTCACCCCCAACAgttgcaccaggctgtaaacatgtttatctctgctgtaaagttgggcattttaacatggacaTCTATGGGGAGTGATTCTCTcctggagtcagcctcaagtggtcctCAGAGGAACAACTGCAGCTTTTGGGACTTCtgctttggcttcattttcagccacagAGGTTTCTGCTTGTTTGCAGCGCAGCTACTGTGCATTTGTTATCGAGTgaaattttagtttttcattattAGCCTATTcccaactttaaaaaatgcttctgAGGAGATAGGCCTACTCTCTGTGAAACTAATTCTGTAGGAGATGGTTGCTTGACCTCTCTATTCACCTGCTGGTAGTCAGAATCAGCTCTGCAAAGGTTTGCTCCCTTAAGAAGCCTCGCTCAGCTCTGCTGCCTATATGTTGCCAACTTACTAAAGTAGGGTTCAAGCTGATCAGGACCGGCAGATTTCTTTGGGCCCAGCTTCTTGAGCTCTCTAGACACATCAAGAAGCTGGGCCCAAAGAAATCTGCCGGTCCTGATCAGCTTGAACCCTACTTTCTTAAGTTGGCTGCCGACTTCATTGCTAAGCCCTTATCAAATTTGTATAATCTCCGTCTTCTTAATATTGAGGTTCCAAGCATATGGAAGTTGGCCTTCATTCTTCCCCTGCTAAAAGGTGGAGATCCCTCAATTTGAAACAATTACAGGCCAATTTCGAAGCTGTGCATTTTAGCAAAGGCATTTCAAAGACTTGTCAGCACTCAACTAAAGGATTTTCTCGATAAAAATAGCATCTTATCAAGGTACCAATCTGGCTTTAGGTAAAAACATAGTTTCTGTGGCCCTTAAGGTTTTCAATGACATCGTGGAAGCACTGGATTTAAAGAAAGTGTGTGTAGTATTATTTATAGACTTATCCAAGGTGTTTGATACTGTGGATCATAATATCCTGATTGATACATTGCAAAAAATAGGCTTATCCGAACATGCAGTTTCTTGGGTCAGAAATTATTTATTGGGTAGAACACAGTGTGTCCAAATTGCAGGGTCCTCATCAACATTTCTGAGGGTTTGAAAGGGGTACCACAAGGGTCGCTGTTAGGGcccattttgttttctatctATATAAATGATCTTTGCAACAATTTGTCAGACACCTTTTATCAGTTTTCTGCAGATGACACAATAAGTTATTGTTTTGCATCGTCTGTTATACAAGCTTTCACTCTCTTACAGTCGGCCTTTGATTTTGTTCAGGCCCGTCTGCAAAGGCTGAAGCTAGTTTTAAATATGGACAAGACTAAGGTCATGCTGCTTTCCAGGGCTACTTTGCTGCCAAATAATCTCCCCGTTTTAACTTGCCAGGGTACATCCATTTAGCTGGTCTCGTGTTATCGATATCTGGGTTGATGATCGTCTAACTTTCAAGAATCACATTTCAAGTTTAGTTTCTAAACTTAAGGTAAAATTGGGCTTTTACTTTAGGAAAAGATCTTGCTTCTCTCGTGGACCCAGAAAACGCCTTGTGTCAGCAACTTTTCTTCCTTGCTTGATTATGGTGATGTACTGTACATGCATGTGCCGGTCACATGTTTACATTCACTGGATACTGTGTATCAGTGTGCTTTGAGGTTTGTCACTGGGTGCAAGTATCAGACCCATCATTGCACTTTATACAAAAAAGCTGAATGGTCATCCCTGTCTATCAGAAGATCTACTCATTGGTTGACTTTTATTTATAAGGCTCTACTTGGTTTGGTCCCATCCTATGGACTGTCCCTCATGTCCTCACAGAGCTTGGTAAAAAGGCATTTTGTTATGCTGCTCCCTCTGCATGAAACTCCCTGCAAGCTGAATTAAAACCGTCAGACCTGATCCCACTTGACAGCTTCGTTGAACTTCTTAGAACCAAAGACCTTGAAAGCATTGGGCATTGTCACTGTTTTTAAATCAGacgaacactttttttttcatctctgatatttttttattctttatttttttgtcattgtatgATTGTTTTAATTCTCATGTCATGTACTATGAAATTCTGCtgcctcttggccaggtcacttttgaaaaagagattttataTCTCAATAAactttacctggttaaataaaaaataaataaataaaatgttagcCAGCGAGCTAGCTCAGACTGGGTCATATAATGGCACAGTATAAGGAAATACTGTGTGACATTATGCAGACATGACAATAAGCTCATTTGTCCAAAGTATATGTGAGCATTTTTGTTCACAGGTCATCCCATTGGTTAAACCATTCAGTCTTAATCATCTCCACCAGTGAAAAGACTCATCCCACCTGTCCCCTCTGCCATCGCTGCACTTAATAAGTTGTGCCCTTGTGGCAATCCTCGTGTGTGTGATAATGTATGGATATATTTCTTGGGCAGGGACGGGTGAATTATGGTGTGCGTTGTGTGAtttatgttatatgttacaTGTGACAGACTTGAGAAAACAAATTTCCCTATGGGAGAATAAAGGCTATCTATCTGTCTAACTTCCACAGACTGTGACAACAGTGTCACATGACAGGGGTCACAGGCAACCCTTTTTGTCATGTTctgccactttttttcttttacgctacttgtttttctctttcacaacagcaaaaatatctcAATGATTTATTTTCCTCCAGAGGGGCAGCTCAGTCAGAGAGGGCAAATGGGCTGTTGCTTGGGCAACTTTAGAGCATAGTTTTGCAATTCTTTGTAAAGAAGCAAAATTGAAGCATATCATTCACACAGAATGTGAATGATAGAAGAATGAAACactgagagaggcagagagaagatGAGAGGCTGACTGTCCTGGAGGAGTTTCAGTCCAATACATCTATAATTAGATACCAACagccagcagagagacagagagaaaaggtcCCAGGATGACTGATGGTCCAGCACAGACACACCTGGAGGACACCAGATAGATAATTAAAGAAGAAGTCATTAattaaaagttcagttttaattaatgACATACaaagtcagttttcttttttcattcttttttctttttttctgcctttctttctttcttgaacATCTGATTTCCTTCTTTTCGGGAAAGATATGAGCAGGATAAGCATTCACTCACTCGGCTTTAGCTGAGTTTAAATCCCAAAGGCAGACCAAATCATTTTGCACCTTTTAAGGTGGTGAGAGGAGCCTCAGATAGCCTCCACTTTTTTAatacaaagttcagtctttcaatcaatttattaagccaatttgaatttattattcACTTATTATTTAGATATAGAAAATTGCAGGGTCCCCCTTCATTTGGGACCCTGAGTAATCAGTCCtactttttcctcctctgcaatGCCCCTGCCCTCCACAGAATGGCCCGCATTTACAGTTAAGACAGTTATATAAGGAATTGTTGCACCTTTAAACCCTATTGCATGTTGtaagtataataaataaatgaaggaaTTTTAATTGTAGATGTGTTAATTAAGTCCAAAGAAGGGAGCCATGAAGGGAACTAAAACTGGTGTAATAAGTACAAATTGTCTAGCTTTAGCTGCAGCGTTAAGATATGTTTTCAGTTCTATGTCTGAATAAGGcttttgactgtgtgtgtgtgtgtgtgtgtgtgtgtgtgtgtgtgtgtgtgtgtgtgtgtgtgtgtcagtgataTGAGTTGTTTCCAGGCTCACCAGGTGCTGATGTCATGATATTCTCTGTCTGTTTATTCTGTGTATTTGCCTGTTtaatgttgacactgtttcaCAGACAGAAGGTGGGCTGACCCTGGATCTCTGGCCGTCACTGAGCAGCCTCAGTTCCTCTCTGCTCCACTGTGTGAAACTAAAGTGCAGATGACACTTTTGTAatctctgtcctctcctgccCTTCCCTCCTGTCCCTCCCTCCTGTGTGTCAGAGTAAGGTTGTGTTATGTCCCATGTCAGGACGACCCATTAAGATGAACGAGCTTATCACAGTGCGCTTCACCCCGCTGGACCCGAGTCTGGATCGAGTGGCCCTGCTCACACGCCAGGTCAGTTCCACCTCCGAGCCACGTGGTCCACCATCTTGCAGAGTGATCAGGTTCCACAGCTACAATCTGATcttgtgcagctgcagcaccCAGGCCTGATAGTTAACATCTatgtttaaccatttgaaacataagtaatttctttcaaaaacatacaaagaaggcagtgagaaacaaaagaagataaatgacccaaaaattagcaagaagttactcaaacatataaaaaattacctaaaaatattttttttataaagaaggaaaaaatagaaatttaaaaatagccaAACAAGACTtaaaggtgcttaaaaaatagttttccctagtttttcttttttcttcttctttttttcaaaataattctctaaatttgctaatttcttgcagtttattGAACATTACGTACCAAGATGATTATTCCCCTTTTACttaatgtgctcaggtttcaaaggtttaaatatttgtaaaaatcatctgaaagcagcacaaaaaaagtgatgacgctctgttgcacatctgtctgtcctggaagagggatccctcaacatcctctgccgctcttcctgaggttttttccattgttttccCCCTTGTcgggttctttttcaggagttttccTTTAGGTGATATAtaagggtctaagggcagagagATGTCATATgctttaaagccctctgaggcaaacagtATTTTGTGCTAATGGGCTTCATAAACATTACTGCTAACTTACATTTAGCAACACTAACAGTGAAACGCACTTgataatgatttatttaaaacttaaacCAAGTGATTTCAAAGCAGAGTTAGACAAAGTGCTCTTTATTTATACGTCAGTGTGTCGCTGATAAAATGATCAGATCGCAGTTTAATCCTACAGTCGTATGCAATTGCACGTTTAAAAAACATGACCAGTAAACCCAGTGATCTCAGGACTCAGACCAGCCAATCAGCTTCTCAGTCACATTTGAGAAAGGATGGCATCATGCTTAAATCTTGTCTTGTGTGATGTAACAGATGTATTTCCTCTATACTGTTGGTCACATGGTTAAATCCTGCCTGGTCTCATTCAGGACAGATATGTATGTGCAGTAACCAGAGACGTCCTCGGCAACAGTGTCCCCTGTGCTGTCCTGCGCCCCTCGTGAGTGTCAGCATTGCTACCATCACTTTTAATATTCACAAtgttaacataattttaagtgttGTCTCTGAGGGGATTAGTGTGTGTCCGTTCTGTGTTCAGGGGGACTGTGGTGACTGAGGAGTGTGTGGAAAAGCTGATCAAGAAGGACATGACTGACCCTGTGACCGGAGAAAAACTGACCGAAAGAGACATCATTCCACTGCAGAGGGTATGTGCGCACTTGAGTGTAGAGGAGAGGGAAATCAACACACTCCATGATTTAAAATTGTTCCATAAAACTCCTAAAATGGTTTCTTGTAGAGTGGATGTAATAATCTGTGGGAGTAAGGAGACAGGATACTTGAAGTGCTTTCAGACAGCAGGGCGACGCTGCTCAGCTGTCTCTGCTGTAGACATGATGACAGCAGCTAGGCCCCCTGCTGCTGTCCACTCTGCACGTTGCCCGCTGAGACACATCGCTAACAGCTCACAGTCTGAAAGCCTATTTTCAGCTTCTCAGCTGTGAACTAGACAAATAAGCCATTTTTCACCACACAAAAACCCTACTAACACCTGCTAACTTCTGGTTTTTGCATCACACTCAGGCTAAATAACTACAGTTATtagtagtcacaggtatttatcggCGTTGGCTCcaatcagcattgatggaaacacaacacccaaGTGGACACGCCTATTTAACCCCAATAACTGTGAGATGCAGATACGAGCCGACAGAAGATACTgcccatctcctcctaagcagtgctcaaacatcgatccaaattagtctgcaccaagtttaaggagagactgaataataagaaaaatatcaagagGAATAACCACTGtaatgttttcacagacctccatGCAGCTTTCggctgtttactaacctgttttgcAGCCTTTACGAAGTAGTATGTGACCTAccaaaaaaccacacacacacacacagaaaggcacactcatctgctgcagagccatgcacacagctctgctctactggcaatgggaaagcagtctgtagcttatttttaataatttacctGTCTATCAAAAACTGCGTAATACGTGCAAATTTTGTTGGAAAAGTGCTGATGGTGTGTCATGTGCTCTGACAGGGTGGAACTGGCTTCGCTGCCTCCGGGGTCGACCTCAGTGCCAAAGAGGCTCGTCCAGTGATGCAGGTGTGACACAGGATCGAAGACTGCACAGCTTTGTCACAATGATTCTATGTACATCCCTGTTGTAGCTCACTGAGTGTAAACCATGAAATATCCTTCTTCTAGTGTGTCGACatcttttactgtgttttttaaacctttgttgTGTGCAGGAATATTTTTGTTGTaccttttgttgtattttttccatcatAGCTGGTGAAATTCAGTCAATGTGAAAAGCAGCTTCCCCCTCTTTGTAAAGATCGATTTTGCCTATGTACTATTACTATGTCTATATATAAAATTGGATTATATCGTTTGGCACAAGACTTAACCTGTCCCCTCTGTCAGGTCACAAACTAACAGATTTTGCAGAAACACTGTCTGGTTATTTTAGACTCTACATAAGAGTAGAATCAAATACATTAATCTATTGCCATGTGTtgcaaaatggctgaaaagtaaaataaaattccaaTTCAGAGCCAGAGGATTAGCTTCACAGGATTTGCAGCTGCTGATTAAAAAGTCTCCAAATGTTCCATCCTAATGTCGAGATAAATGTCACACATTTCactgaattaattttttgttttagaagcTTAGCTGTTGTATCATGTGATGGTCAGGGACCTGCCAGCAATGACTTTATGTTTCAGTCAGATTCTGCTTCCTATTAAACTGCACATTACTAGTTTgagtcattgtgtgtgtgatttgtttgAGACTTTTACCCCTTTaatacctgagcaaactggcttggtTTCTCTCAAAGACATGGGCAGAATGTGatgagtaacttaacaagaagGACCCAAAAATCAGCTAATAATTTGTAAAATGGTACAAGAAAAATGggaacaaaaaaggaaaagtaaacaaaaaaacaaggaaattacctgaaagatgtggttaaaaaatacaataattttgtgacataattgtaataataaattAGGATGATAATAATCATAGCTTTCTAGATATTTTTCTTgtccttattttttattccaaatctacaaatttcttgacatttgcaggacatttcttgcaaagttgcccCTTGCCCTTTTCCCTGTGTTTAAATTGAGTTTGCTAAGGTGCCAGAGGtatttaaatgcagcacaaaatgagtggtgtcaatccaggtttaa includes these proteins:
- the LOC121957107 gene encoding nitric oxide synthase-interacting protein; this translates as MTRHGKNCTAGAVYTYHEKKKDTAASGYGTQSIRLGKDAIKDFDCCCLSLQPCQDPVVTPDGFLYEKQAILEYILHQKTEIAKKMKAYEKQRQAQKSTSQLESKSEERERVERFKSRENSIVSKPINPFTSGQSKGGEKSRTDGSSAESSSSASASSSSQTLPSFWIPSLTPESKPTLLKKPSKVVLCPMSGRPIKMNELITVRFTPLDPSLDRVALLTRQDRYVCAVTRDVLGNSVPCAVLRPSGTVVTEECVEKLIKKDMTDPVTGEKLTERDIIPLQRGGTGFAASGVDLSAKEARPVMQV